A genomic region of Anopheles coustani chromosome 3, idAnoCousDA_361_x.2, whole genome shotgun sequence contains the following coding sequences:
- the LOC131267013 gene encoding uncharacterized protein LOC131267013, with product MWSLLKRVVLWCCFFDSLLSSTVGTSGANRCLICNSTQTGCDEGLRKLVGNCTGGIVDSCFSRIADGVVDRGCLSQLLSSEERQQCSQGADSSCIACTENECNRHTWVKCAQCDDSGQLHDSCSDKQQARFCPQYLPDDSSYGNSQVVKEPSMSTTMKASFCPHFTTDDRCFSRILDQELERGCTSKLTLPDKVCEDNKNCLVCSEDGCNVESENSLLEVQMCLRCRSDTDDTMDCEKATNDQAKECDNLIDECYTRVQDGVMERDCLSTLSEQDRNKCQNEEDASCVSCVGRGCNVEQWLRCYRCSKLDKPSCAAPEDTELFAEFCDGFHYIEEKCYAKIVGDDVNRGCVTDLGIDIDPCEDSSMCAICTGDGCNYADESTLRRYKDCVSCSTDYEGEACEHTDHTTTVVTCDVECYTRVADGHLERGCLSSTDELVQAKCSDSSDQSCIVCDQSGCNSNLWRKCHQCQSSTSQTCAEEQEDAESTFCKAYNSQDKCYTKIINDQVERGCQSDAGSEVDLCTNAEVCDLCEEDSCNKAAGASLAHIKCQQCSSADSPDCALDGILTRNCLSTLDESVQAKCSDSSDQSCIVCDQSGCNSNLWRKCHQCQSSTSQTCAEEQEDAESTFCKAYNSQDKCYTKIINDQVERGCQSDAGSEVDLCTNAEVCDLCEEDSCNKAAGASLAHIKCQQCSSADSPDCALGNVESESCPLHSDRCYIAVDNDGILTRNCLSTLDESVQAKCSDSSDQSCIVCDQSGCNSNLWRKCHQCQSSTSQTCAEEQEDAESTFCKAYNSQEKCYTKIVNDQVERGCQSDAGSEVDLCTNAEVCDLCEEDSCNKAAGASLAHIKCQQCSSADSPDCALGNVESESCPLHSDRCYIAVDNDGILTRNCLSTLDESVQAKCSDSSDQSCIVCDQSGCNSNLWRKCHQCQSSTSQTCAEEQEDAESTFCKAYNSQEKCYTKIVNDQVERGCQSDAGSEVDLCTNAEVCDLCEEDSCNKAAGASLAHIKCQQCSSADSPDCALGNVESESCPLHSDRCYIAVDNDGILTRNCLSTLDESVQAKCSDSSDQSCIVCEQSGCNSNLWRKCHQCQSSTSQTCAEEQEDAESTFCKAYNSQDKCYTKIINDQVERGCQTDAGSEVDICTDAEVCDLCEEDSCNKAAGASLVHIKCQQCSSADSPDCALGNAESKSCPLQNDRCYTAVDNANNLIRGCFSNLNDDLLEPCQNETNQSCITCEETGCNMMVWPMCYRCHSSTESWCNGGLTIDKLRFCASYSKTNFCYASIVNDVLTRDCTTDRNAICNNNNACVACNSTGCNSISREELEHPHTCFQCSSNEGSCDVLEEKGQKCKHHSDRCYMKLSEGKLTRGCLSDIVSEECDVNNNCLVCDGKDCNNLAWPKCYQCSNATSVECSSTQQNSDRLQYCVDYQDTGCFTMVAEQSFVRGCIASISGNQCTDPEMCFKCTGQACNHHSYRSLFSPANCQQCHSDSGPSCVNGTTVSKLCKDPDDVCFYRKTPDQKGIHRGCLTDLSLAEQDNCRSPFSRSCHTCDQQGCNSAKWVACYQCSSLTNADCAMAQNDATNLKFCEKLDDHCFEDRTEQEIRRGCGLLYCDQKKTCVECNEDGCNGNSGSTLMPPHCLVCESSDPQCANGSLFDQDCEYLNEPCYSRITRNDSTLDGKLHRGCFSHLVEPHRSQCLEDTDQSCVTCTGNSCNRNPWRLCIQCSSEKVGNNCSRDASPLKASYCQRYKQDDRCFAKEVDGKVLRGCESDDNTMENVCEGLDTKHCFLCEKDHCNDKSLNAALRLPQYSFTLYIFMVTTIHILRSF from the exons ATGTGGAGCCTACTGAAGAGGGTTGTACTTTGGTGCTGCTTCTTCGATTCTCTTCTAAGTAGCACAGTTG GTACTTCCGGAGCTAATCGGTGTCTGATATGCAACTCCACGCAGACAGGTTGTGACGAGGGACTGCGGAAACTCGTTGGAAACTGTACCGGAGGAATAGTTGATAGTTGCTTTTCTCGGATAGCAGATG GTGTGGTGGATCGTGGTTGCCTATCCCAGCTGTTATCCAGCGAAGAACGCCAGCAATGTTCACAAGGAGCAGACAGTTCCTGCATAGCTTGCACTGAAAATGAATGCAACCGTCACACTTGGGTAAAGTGTGCCCAGTGCGATGATAGTGGACAGTTGCACGACAGTTGTTCTGATAAGCAGCAAGCACGGTTTTGTCCACAGTATCTCCCGGATGATAGCTCCTATGGCAATTCTCAAGTGGTCAAAG AACCGTCAATGAGCACCACGATGAAGGCATCGTTCTGTCCACACTTCACCACCGACGATCGCTGCTTTTCACGAATATTGGATCAAGAATTAGAACGGGGTTGCACTTCGAAGCTCACCCTGCCTGACAAGGTTTGTGAAGACAACAAGAACTGTCTCGTATGCTCAGAAGATGGTTGCAACGTAGAGTCAGAGAATAGCTTGCTCGAGGTGCAAATGTGTCTGCGCTGTCGCTCAGATACTGATGATACTATGGATTGTGAAAAAGCGACCAACGATCAAGCTAAAGAATGTGATAACCTAATCGATGAGTGTTACACAAGAGTTCAAG ACGGAGTCATGGAGAGGGACTGTCTATCCACACTTTCTGAACAGGATAGGAACAAGTGCCAGAATGAGGAAGATGCGTCTTGTGTATCTTGCGTAGGTCGAGGTTGTAACGTAGAGCAATGGTTAAGATGCTACcgatgctctaagttggacaAACCAAGTTGTGCAGCTCCTGAAGATACCGAACTTTTTGCAGAATTTTGTGATggatttcattatattgaagAGAAGTGTTACGCCAAAATTGTTGGTGACGACGTCAATCGTGGATGTGTGACTGATCTTGGTATTGATATAGACCCATGTGAAGATAGCTCTATGTGTGCCATCTGCACCGGTGATGGATGCAACTATGCCGATGAAAGCACATTGAGGCGCTACAAAGATTGTGTTAGCTGCAGCACAGATTATGAAGGAGAAGCTTGTGAACACACGGATCATACAACAACCGTAGTAACCTGCGATGTTGAATGTTACACAAGAGTTGCAG ACGGCCACTTGGAGCGAGGCTGCCTTTCCAGCACTGATGAGTTGGTTCAAGCAAAATGTTCTGATTCAAGCGATCAGTCATGCATCGTTTGTGACCAGTCGGGTTGCAATAGCAATCTGTGGAGAAAGTGTCATCAGTGCCAATCTTCCACAAGCCAAACTTGCGCTGAGGAGCAGGAAGACGCTGAATCCACGTTTTGCAAGGCGTATAATTCGCAGGACAAATGTTACACCAAAATTATCAATGATCAGGTCGAGCGAGGTTGCCAGTCTGACGCCGGAAGCGAAGTCGACCTATGCACCAATGCCGAAGTGTGTGACTTGTGTGAGGAAGATTCCTGCAACAAAGCTGCCGGTGCATCGCTTGCCCATATTAAATGCCAACAATGTTCATCGGCCGATAGTCCTGACTGTGCTCTCG ATGGAATTTTGACACGCAACTGTCTCTCCACATTGGATGAGTCGGTTCAAGCAAAATGTTCTGATTCAAGCGATCAGTCATGCATCGTTTGTGACCAGTCGGGTTGCAATAGCAATCTGTGGAGAAAGTGTCATCAGTGCCAATCTTCCACAAGCCAAACTTGCGCTGAGGAGCAGGAAGACGCTGAATCCACGTTTTGCAAGGCGTATAATTCGCAGGACAAATGTTACACCAAAATTATCAATGATCAGGTCGAGCGAGGTTGCCAGTCTGACGCCGGAAGCGAAGTCGACCTATGCACCAATGCCGAAGTGTGTGACTTGTGTGAGGAAGATTCCTGCAACAAAGCTGCCGGTGCATCGCTTGCCCATATTAAATGCCAACAATGTTCATCGGCCGATAGTCCTGACTGTGCTCTCGGTAATGTTGAGAGTGAATCATGCCCTCTCCACAGCGATCGTTGCTATATAGCTGTGGACAATG ATGGAATTTTGACACGCAACTGTCTCTCCACATTGGATGAGTCGGTTCAAGCAAAATGTTCTGATTCAAGCGATCAGTCATGCATCGTTTGTGACCAGTCGGGTTGCAATAGCAATCTGTGGAGAAAGTGTCATCAGTGTCAATCTTCCACAAGCCAAACTTGCGCTGAAGAACAGGAAGACGCTGAATCCACGTTTTGTAAGGCGTATAATTCGCAGGAAAAATGTTACACCAAAATTGTCAATGATCAGGTCGAGCGAGGTTGCCAGTCTGACGCCGGAAGCGAAGTCGACCTATGCACCAATGCCGAAGTGTGTGACTTGTGTGAGGAAGATTCCTGCAACAAAGCTGCCGGTGCATCGCTTGCCCATATTAAATGCCAACAATGTTCATCGGCCGATAGTCCTGACTGTGCTCTCGGTAATGTTGAGAGTGAATCATGCCCTCTCCACAGCGATCGTTGCTATATAGCTGTGGACAATG ATGGAATTTTGACACGCAACTGTCTCTCCACATTGGATGAGTCGGTTCAAGCAAAATGTTCTGATTCAAGCGATCAGTCATGCATCGTTTGTGACCAGTCGGGTTGCAATAGCAATCTGTGGAGAAAGTGTCATCAGTGTCAATCTTCCACAAGCCAAACTTGCGCTGAAGAACAGGAAGACGCTGAATCCACGTTTTGTAAGGCGTATAATTCGCAGGAAAAATGTTACACCAAAATTGTCAATGATCAGGTCGAGCGAGGTTGCCAGTCTGACGCCGGAAGCGAAGTCGACCTATGCACCAATGCCGAAGTGTGTGACTTGTGTGAGGAAGATTCCTGCAACAAAGCTGCCGGTGCATCGCTTGCCCATATTAAATGCCAACAATGTTCATCGGCCGATAGTCCTGACTGTGCTCTCGGTAATGTTGAGAGTGAATCATGCCCTCTCCACAGCGATCGTTGCTATATAGCTGTGGACAATG ATGGAATTTTGACACGCAACTGTCTCTCCACATTGGATGAGTCGGTTCAAGCAAAATGTTCTGATTCAAGCGATCAGTCATGCATTGTCTGTGAACAGTCGGGTTGCAATAGCAATCTGTGGAGAAAGTGTCATCAGTGTCAATCTTCCACAAGCCAAACTTGCGCTGAGGAACAGGAAGACGCTGAATCCACGTTTTGTAAGGCGTATAATTCGCAGGACAAATGTTACACCAAAATTATCAATGATCAGGTCGAGCGAGGTTGCCAGACTGACGCCGGAAGCGAAGTCGACATATGCACCGATGCCGAAGTGTGTGACTTGTGTGAGGAAGATTCCTGCAACAAAGCTGCCGGTGCATCGCTTGTCCATATCAAATGCCAACAATGTTCATCGGCCGATAGTCCTGACTGTGCTCTGGGCAATGCCGAGAGTAAATCATGCCCTCTGCAAAACGACCGTTGCTATACAGCTGTGGACAATG CAAATAACCTTATACGGGGATGTTTTTCGAACCTGAACGATGATCTTCTTGAACCCTgccaaaatgaaacaaatcagTCATGTATCACCTGCGAGGAAACTGGATGTAATATGATGGTCTGGCCTATGTGCTATCGGTGCCATAGTTCAACTGAGTCCTGGTGTAACGGAGGCTTGACAATTGACAAACTGAGATTTTGTGCGTCATATAGCAAGACCAACTTTTGCTACGCATCAATTGTCAATGATGTTC TGACTAGAGATTGCACAACTGATAGAAATGCCATCTGCAACAATAACAACGCATGTGTTGCATGCAATAGTACTGGATGTAATTCAATATCCAGGGAAGAGTTGGAGCATCCTCACACATGCTTTCAGTGTAGCTCTAACGAAGGAAGCTGTGACGtgttggaagaaaaagggCAGAAATGCAAACATCACAGCGATCGATGCTACATGAAGCTTTCGGAAGGTAAACTCACAAGGGGATGCCTTTCAGATATCGTTTCGGAAGAGTGTGATGTAAATAACAACTGTCTGGTTTGCGATGGGAAAGATTGCAATAATCTAGCATGGCCAAAGTGTTACCAGTGTAGCAACGCAACAAGCGTAGAATGTTCCAGTACACAGCAAAACAGTGACAGGTTGCAGTATTGTGTGGACTACCAGGACACAGGGTGTTTCACCATGGTTGCAGAACAATCCT TTGTTCGCGGATGCATTGCCAGTATTTCGGGCAATCAGTGTACAGATCCGGAAATGTGCTTCAAATGCACTGGTCAAGCGTGTAATCATCACTCCTATAGAAGCCTCTTCAGTCCGGCTAATTGTCAACAGTGTCACTCGGACAGCGGCCCGAGCTGTGTGAATGGAACCACAGTGTCGAAGCTATGCAAAGACCCTGACGACGTTTGTTTCTACAGAAAGACCCCCGACCAGAAGGGAATACATCGTGGATGTCTGACGGATCTTTCCCTGGCAGAACAGGATAATTGTCGCAGCCCATTCAGCCGATCTTGCCATACGTGCGACCAGCAGGGTTGCAACAGTGCGAAATGGGTCGCGTGTTACCAGTGCAGTAGTCTAACGAATGCAGATTGCGCGATGGCGCAGAACGATGCGACCAATCTGAAGTTTTGCGAAAAACTGGACGATCACTGCTTTGAGGATCGGACTGAACAAGAAA TTCGCAGGGGTTGTGGACTTTTGTACTGTGACCAAAAGAAAACTTGCGTCGAATGCAACGAGGACGGCTGCAATGGGAACTCCGGAAGCACATTGATGCCACCACACTGTCTCGTGTGCGAATCCAGCGATCCGCAATGCGCCAATGGTTCCCTGTTCGATCAGGATTGCGAGTACCTTAACGAGCCGTGCTACTCTCGG ATAACACGAAATGATTCTACTTTAGATGGAAAACTTCACCGAGGTTGCTTCTCGCATTTGGTGGAACCTCATAGAAGCCAGTGTTTGGAAGATACGGATCAGTCTTGCGTCACCTGCACCGGGAACTCGTGCAACCGGAACCCGTGGAGATTGTGCATACAGTGCAGCTCGGAGAAAGTGGGTAACAATTGCTCCAGGGATGCAAGTCCTTTGAAGGCGAGCTATTGTCAACGGTATAAGCAAGATGATCGATGCTTTGCGAAGGAAGTCGATGGAAAAG TATTGCGTGGTTGTGAATCAGATGACAACACCATGGAAAACGTGTGCGAAGGATTGGACACGAAGCATTGTTTCTTGTGCGAGAAAGACCACTGCAACGATAAGTCGTTAAATGCAGCGTTGCGTTTACCGCAATACTCGTTTAcattgtatatttttatggTCACTACTATACACATACTCCGGTCCTTTTAA